Below is a genomic region from Pseudarthrobacter sulfonivorans.
GGCCAATCGGTTTAACTAGAGCAGCACGGCCGTGACCGCGAGGTCACGGCCGGCGTAGCTTTCGGCATCCTGGAGGACCTCGCAGATGATCCCAAAGGACCTGTCCCCCCGGAACGCTGCGGCCACCTGCCAAAGGACCGTGACCGGGGCGCTACCGTTCTCGCCGATGCTGTCCGCGAAATCGTGCAGCGAATCGTTGAGGGCGTCCATGTTCACGCCGTAGTGCTCAGGGAAGGCGAGCACTTCGCCGAAGGTTTCCAGGACAGCCTTCTTGCTGTCGGCGGCGGGGACCACCAGGCTGCGGCGGCCGGCGTCGGCGACCTGTTCCTTGAGTTCTTCGATGGTCCAGGTGTCGGCGGAGTAAATTTTCATGAGGGTGTTCAGCTGCCTTCTGCGATGAATTTGAACGAGTCGTAGTGGTCCTGCGTGTAGTACTTCTCGCCCTCGGAGCCGGTGACGATGCGGCGGGCTCCCCGGTCGGATTCACCCGGCGTGGGCACGGTGTACTCGCGGTAATAGCCTGAGCCCTGCCGCGGGAGAATGCGCTCGAAGTTGCCGAACGTCTTGTTGTCCTGGCTGTAGCGGTAGGGGCCTCCGGCACGGATGGCGGCAAGGGTAGTCCGAGCTTCGGCCGGCAGCTGGGATTCCTTGATCGCGGGCAACCCGGACGGGTTGGCGGGAACTACCGCCGGGGCCGGAACCTCCGCAGGACCCGGGACGGGAGCACCCGGGACCGGGGCCGCGCTGGAACTGGCTGCCGGCGTCGTACTTCCCGCTAGAGTCTCAAGGAGCCCAGGGCCGCCGAAAGCGAACACCGCTATGGCCAGCAGCCCGGTCAGCAGCAAGGCAATGGAGCGGTTGCGCAATTTTGGTCCCCTCCGCAGTTACGTGCGGTAGATGTTAATCGAGTTCGCCTCGATGCTGTCCATCTCGCCGGACGCCACGCGGCTGCCCTGTCGAAGCTCGTGAAGCGGCGACGTTGTCAGCCGGAGTTCGAACATCCTGCGCGGCGTTCCGTCGTCATTCTTGAGTTCCGGAAGGGTGATATTCACGTCGGAGCCGCTGCCGTTGACCACTACGAGGCCCGCCAGCGTGCCGTCGTCCGAGCCAAGCAGGAGCTGCATGACCCGGTGCCGGGGATCATTCCACTGATCCATGGACATGGGCTGTCCGGCGTGATCAAACCAGTAGATATAGGACTGCTCATCCCGAGCCGGAAAATCATGGGGTTGGCTTGCCAGGAACTCCTTGCGCAGCCGGACGTAGCGCTTTGTGCTGCGGAGCATCTCTGCGGATTCCGGCGTACGCGTCCAGTCGAGCCATGCCAGTGGGTTGTCCTGGCAGTAGGCGTTGTTGTTTCCCTGCTGCGTGCGTGCCAGCTCGTCGCCGGCGGTGATCATGGGCACACCGAGCGAAATCATCAGGGACGCCATGAGGTTCCGCCGGGACTGCGACCGCTGCGCCAGGATGCTCTCGTCCTCGCTCCGGCCTTCGAAACCGTGGTTGTAGCTGCGGTTGTCCCCGTGCCCGTCCCGGTTCTGCTCGCCGTTGGCCTCGTTGTGTTTACGGTCGTAGGACACAAGGTCGTTGAGCGTGAAGCCGTCGTGTGCCGTGATGAGGTTGACCGACGCCAGCCTGGAACGGCCCGACGCTTCAAAGAGCCCGGCAGACCCGGATAGGGCATCAGCCAGCCGCGCCACGGACCCGCCCTGCCCGCCGGCTTCGATGGCCGCCCGGTCGGCAAGCCAGAAGGAGCGGACGCCGTCCCGGAAGTGGTCGTTCCAGTCAACCCAGCCGCCCGGGAACCGTCCCGTCTGCCAGCCGCCGTAGCCGACGTCCCAGGGCTCGGCGATCAGTTTTACGTCAGACAGCACGGGATCGGCGGCCACAGCCACCAGGAACGGGTGCCGGGGATCAAACTCGTTGTCCGCGTTCCGGCAGAGCGTCACGGCCAGGTCGAAACGGAAGCCGTCGATGTGGAATTCGTCCACCCAATACCGGAGGGAATCCAGCACCAACTGGACCACCCTGGGCTGGCCGAAATTCAGGCTGTTGCCGCAGCCCGTAGTGTCGATGTACTTCCCGTGGCCATCCGTTCGGTAGTACGTGTCCTCACCGAGTCCGCGGAAGCTGATGGCCTGGCCGTCCGGGCCGCCCTCGGCAGTGTGGTTGTAGACGACGTCGAGAATCACTTCCAGCCCTGCCGCGTGGAGCAGCTTGACCATTCCCTTGAACTCGTCCTGGACGGCGTGCGGTCCGGCATCCCGCGCCGCCTGCGTCGCATAGGCTGCGTGCGGTGCGAAAAAAGCGGCCGTGTTGTAGCCCCAGTAGTTGGTCAGGCCGAGGTTCTGCAGGTGCAGCTCATCGAGGTGGAAGTGCACCGGGAGCAGCTGGACAGCGGTAATGCCCAGGCTCTTGAAATGCTCGATGATGGCCGGATGGGCCATTCCGGCGTAGGTTCCGCGCAGCTCCTCGGGGACATCGGGATGCAGCATGCTCTGGCCGCGGACATGGGCCTCGTAGATGATGGTGTTCCGCCACTGCGTCCGGGGAAGTTCGTCGGTGCCCCAGTCAAAATCGCCGGCCATCCGGACGCTCGTCAGGAAACCCTCCCGCTGGTCCACCGCCCGGCCGTAAGGATCGAGCAAAAGAGGCTGCCCGCCGTCGTCGTCCAGGTCCACGATGGGGACCGCCAGCGGCAACGGGTCCGCCTTGGACGTGGCACGGAAACCGTACAGCGATCCGTACGGGAAATCCTCAACAATTCCATGGTGCACGCCGTGCGTGACATTGGGCAGGGTCTGCAGATGCCACTCGCTGCCCGGGGCCTTGTAGGCAATCTCAAGGTTCTCCACAGCCGGGGCGTACACGGCCACGTTGGCGCTGGACTGCACGCCGTAATCCGCTCCCGATCCCGGGCGCGGGACGCTGACACCGAGCGGATATGCCGAAGAGGCATCCCTGGTGGAAGCGGTATCGAAAAGCGGCATGACCATCACGTCCATGGTAGCGGCCAGCGGTTGTTGAACTGCACCGGTGCTTTTATGACGACATCCAAGGGTCCGGGCAAACCGCCGGGAGTTCTAACCCGAGAGCGAGACCCCTCGTGCCGTGATGTGGCATGAAGGGTCTCGACAGGCTCGACCACCGAGGGGCAGTCGCGGCGGAGGCCGGGCTTTTGCGTAGGCTGCGTTGTTGCGTGAGGAACGAGCGCAGCAGCCGGCAAAAGTCCGGCCTCCGCCGCACCGAGGACTACTTGACGTCGCGCTGCCTCGAGATTTCGTACAGGGAGATGCCAACGGCCATGGAGGCGTTGAGCGATTCCATGGCGGAGTTGATCGGGATGGAGACGATCTGGTCGCAGTTTTCGCGGACCAGGCGGCTCAGGCCCTTGCCTTCGGAACCGACCACAATGCAGACGGGCTCGGCGGCCAGGGTGAGGTCAGGCAGCGAAACGTCGCCGTCGCCGTCGAGCCCTAAGACAAAGATGCCCATGTTCTTGAACTGCTTCAGGGCACTGTTCAGGTTGGCGGCACGTGCCACCGGAACACGCACGGCAGCGCCGGCGCTGGTCTTCCAGGCCGAGGCTGTGACGCCCACGGAGCGGCGTTCCGGGACGATGACGCCGTGGCCGCTGAAGGCCGAGACGGAGCGGATGATGGCACCAAGGTTGCGCGGGTCCGTGATGCCGTCCAGGGCAACGAACAGCGGGGCGTTGGATACGTGGCCCTTCTTCCAGCGGTCCACGGTTTCCTCGGCCAGGTCATAAGCGTCCTGGTACTCGTACGGCGGGATCTGCAGGACCAGGCCCTGGTGGATAGCGTCGTCCGTCATGCGGTCAAGTTCGGGCTTGCCGGTCTCAAGCAGCGGGATACCGCGTTCGGCGGCGATCTTCAGCGACTCCTTGACACGGTCATCCATTTCAATCCGGATGGCGATGTGCAGGGCCTTCGCGGGGATCCCGGCGCGGAGGGCTTCCACCACGGAGTTACGGCCGGTGACGACTTCCTCGGTGGCGCGGCCCTTGGGACCCGTGCGGGAGGCTCCGGCGCTGCGGGCACCCGTGCCGCGCTTGGCGGCCGAACGTTCGGCAAGCTGCTTGCTCTTGTGCGCCTTGTGGTACGGGCGGTCCTCCGCCTTGGGCGTGGGACCCTTGCCTTCCAGGGCCTTACGGCCATGACCACCGGTTCCGATGGTTGGCCCCTTCTTTGCTTTGACCGACCGGCGACCGTTGTTGGCCATGATTTTTCCACCCTTGATTGTTTGACTGAGTCTGCTTACCAGTCTACTGAATCAAGTAAAATCGCCGGTTCAGTCCCGTTGCAGGCTCCAGGTAGCGCCATTTGGGCCATCTTCGACGACGACGCCGGCCGCCTTCAGCGTGTCGCGGATGGCGTCGGAGGCAGCCCAGTCCTTGGTGGCCCGGGCCTGAGTGCGGGCAGCGAGCTGGGCTTCCACCAGGACGTCGAGGGCGGCCGATTCCCGGGCGTCCGACGCCGGGCCGGACGCCACCGCATTCAGGCCCAGGACCCGCAGCATGTCATGCACGCTGTGCAGCGCCTGCTGTGCGTCCTCCAGCTTCCCCTCCGTCAAGGCAGTGTTGCCGGCACGGACTGTTTCGTGGACCACTGCGAGGGCCTGCGGCACGTTGAGATCGTCATCCATGGCGCTCTCGAACGCCTCGGGAACCTTGCCATAGGTGGCGAAGGTGTAGTTCCCACCGGCGGCGAGGGCCCGAACGGCGCGGCTGATGAAGCCGTCAATGCGTTCGACGGCGGCGGCGGCCTCGTCGAGCGATGTGGGGCGGTAGTCCAGCACTGAGCGGTAGTGGGCCTGCCCAAGGTAGTAGCGGACCACCCGCGGCGACGCGATGTCCAGCATCTCCGAAGGGCTGATGGTGTTGCCGATGGACTTGGACATTTTCTCGCCCTGGTACGTGACCATACCGTTGTGCATCCAGAAGTTGGCGAAACCATGCCCTGCGGCCTGGGACTGCGCCATTTCGTTTTCGTGGTGCGGGAAGCGCAGGTCCAGTCCGCCGCCGTGGATATCAAATTCGGTGCCGAGGTACTTGGTGACCATGGCGGAGCATTCCAGGTGCCAGCCCGGACGTCCGGCGCCCCAGGGCGAGGCCCAGCTCGCCGTCGTCGGCTCTCCTTCTTTGGAGCCCTTCCACAGCGCAAAGTCGCGGGGGTCCTTCTTGCCCCGGGGATCCGCGTCCGGGGCACCCTGCATGTCGTCAATGTTCTGGCGCGTCAGTGACCCGTACTTGTCCCAGGACCGCACGTC
It encodes:
- a CDS encoding barstar family protein, which produces MKIYSADTWTIEELKEQVADAGRRSLVVPAADSKKAVLETFGEVLAFPEHYGVNMDALNDSLHDFADSIGENGSAPVTVLWQVAAAFRGDRSFGIICEVLQDAESYAGRDLAVTAVLL
- a CDS encoding ribonuclease domain-containing protein translates to MRNRSIALLLTGLLAIAVFAFGGPGLLETLAGSTTPAASSSAAPVPGAPVPGPAEVPAPAVVPANPSGLPAIKESQLPAEARTTLAAIRAGGPYRYSQDNKTFGNFERILPRQGSGYYREYTVPTPGESDRGARRIVTGSEGEKYYTQDHYDSFKFIAEGS
- the glgX gene encoding glycogen debranching protein GlgX, coding for MVMPLFDTASTRDASSAYPLGVSVPRPGSGADYGVQSSANVAVYAPAVENLEIAYKAPGSEWHLQTLPNVTHGVHHGIVEDFPYGSLYGFRATSKADPLPLAVPIVDLDDDGGQPLLLDPYGRAVDQREGFLTSVRMAGDFDWGTDELPRTQWRNTIIYEAHVRGQSMLHPDVPEELRGTYAGMAHPAIIEHFKSLGITAVQLLPVHFHLDELHLQNLGLTNYWGYNTAAFFAPHAAYATQAARDAGPHAVQDEFKGMVKLLHAAGLEVILDVVYNHTAEGGPDGQAISFRGLGEDTYYRTDGHGKYIDTTGCGNSLNFGQPRVVQLVLDSLRYWVDEFHIDGFRFDLAVTLCRNADNEFDPRHPFLVAVAADPVLSDVKLIAEPWDVGYGGWQTGRFPGGWVDWNDHFRDGVRSFWLADRAAIEAGGQGGSVARLADALSGSAGLFEASGRSRLASVNLITAHDGFTLNDLVSYDRKHNEANGEQNRDGHGDNRSYNHGFEGRSEDESILAQRSQSRRNLMASLMISLGVPMITAGDELARTQQGNNNAYCQDNPLAWLDWTRTPESAEMLRSTKRYVRLRKEFLASQPHDFPARDEQSYIYWFDHAGQPMSMDQWNDPRHRVMQLLLGSDDGTLAGLVVVNGSGSDVNITLPELKNDDGTPRRMFELRLTTSPLHELRQGSRVASGEMDSIEANSINIYRT
- the rlmB gene encoding 23S rRNA (guanosine(2251)-2'-O)-methyltransferase RlmB, yielding MANNGRRSVKAKKGPTIGTGGHGRKALEGKGPTPKAEDRPYHKAHKSKQLAERSAAKRGTGARSAGASRTGPKGRATEEVVTGRNSVVEALRAGIPAKALHIAIRIEMDDRVKESLKIAAERGIPLLETGKPELDRMTDDAIHQGLVLQIPPYEYQDAYDLAEETVDRWKKGHVSNAPLFVALDGITDPRNLGAIIRSVSAFSGHGVIVPERRSVGVTASAWKTSAGAAVRVPVARAANLNSALKQFKNMGIFVLGLDGDGDVSLPDLTLAAEPVCIVVGSEGKGLSRLVRENCDQIVSIPINSAMESLNASMAVGISLYEISRQRDVK
- the cysS gene encoding cysteine--tRNA ligase: MTLRFYDTASAEVRDFVPLVPGKASLYYCGATVQGMPHVGHIRSAIAFDQLTRWLEYRGLRVTAVRNVTDIDDKILVKSAESFSPDFEAGPDTVREEEWWALAYRYEQAFLQAYDTLGVSRPTYEPRATGHIPEMHALILQLIDRGHAYPALDDSGDVYFDVRSWDKYGSLTRQNIDDMQGAPDADPRGKKDPRDFALWKGSKEGEPTTASWASPWGAGRPGWHLECSAMVTKYLGTEFDIHGGGLDLRFPHHENEMAQSQAAGHGFANFWMHNGMVTYQGEKMSKSIGNTISPSEMLDIASPRVVRYYLGQAHYRSVLDYRPTSLDEAAAAVERIDGFISRAVRALAAGGNYTFATYGKVPEAFESAMDDDLNVPQALAVVHETVRAGNTALTEGKLEDAQQALHSVHDMLRVLGLNAVASGPASDARESAALDVLVEAQLAARTQARATKDWAASDAIRDTLKAAGVVVEDGPNGATWSLQRD